TCAGCTGGTGGAATGAAGGAAGGCTTGATCATGTCGCACATGAATAAGTCACATATCCATTTTGCGTCCTTACGGTCGGTCTTATTACCTTTTTGTGGTTTTGTATATTTGGGATGAGCAAGTACGACATTGCAAGTCTTTTCAAGGATATTAAAAACAGGTATCCAGTACTTGCCGGTAGATTCCATGCAGACATCAATGCAATGATGCTTGGTAAGCCACTCAGCAAGTTCACGCAATCCTCTTGAGAAGGATGAGAACCTTTTCTCAAAATACTCAGTGCGGCCATTTGCATCGGTAATGCCAATGCATGCAAAGATCCAGGTTTTGTGGACATCAAGTCCACAGCAGTTCTTTCGAAAGATTTTAAATGCCAATAGATAACCTCCTGTCAAATTTTATCGTTGTAATGCTGACAGTGACTGGTCATCCGGCGAAATCGAGACAACTTCGGAAGAGATAAGTTTACGGGCTACGTTATGCGCCATTCGTTGATGCCTTTACAGATGACCGACAACATATAAGTATGCGAGGTAGCCGCTATACCGCCCCGCCACTCACCTCCACGTGTTCTGTAGTGTGTCAGCCTTACAAACAAAGAATAAAACAGGAAACTTTAAAATAGAAGATGGTGAAAGACGCAGGGTTTCATAACCCCGTTGGTGTCTTTCACAGAAAGACGGTTAATAAGTATGAAAACAACAGATGATTTTAGGGACTATATGCGCTATTCATTCTGCACGTAATAGTAAGATGTTTTAAGCTTTACCATAGAAATACTTTTTGTATATACTGAATTTGACTAACACATCATCAAATACATACCAAAAGGAAACTAAATTATTATGAAAAAATTCGAACTGATAAAGGAAATAATGATTCTTACACTAGCTACAACAATAATAGGAGCCGCAGTTTTCTTTTTTCTCATGCCAAGCCATGCATCGGTAAGCAGTATTTCCGGACTGGCAATTGTATTGAAGAACTTTATACCATTGCCGGTATCGATGATAACAATGATATTGAATGTATTTCTGCTGATAATCGGCTTCATCACCTGTGGAGCAGAGTTTGGATATAAGACAGTGTATACATCGATTTTACTGCCAGTGGTGATTGGAACCTTTGAAAAAATCTTTCCTGATTTTGTATCTTTTACAGGTGATGCGACTCTTGACGTACTCTGTTATATATTTTTTGTAAGCATCGGAATAGCCATTCTATTTAACAGAAATGCTTCCTCAGGTGGGTTGGATATAGTAGCAAAAATCCTTAACAAGTATCTGAGGATTGACCTTGGAAAAGCTATGTCAGCTGCCGGGCTATGCGTTGCAGTATCTTCTATCCTTGTATACGATACGAAGACATTGATACTGAGCATTTTGGGAACATATTTCAATGGTATGATTCTGGATCACTTCATTTTTGATCAGAAGCTTAAACGAAGAGTCTGCATTGTTTCCCCGTTTGAAAAGGAAATCCGTGATTATATACTTAATGAGCTTCACAGTGGGGCAAGTATATATAAAGTTATCGGTGCATATCGCATGCAGGAACACAACGAAATTATTACTATAGTAGATAAAAGCGAATTTCAAAAACTCATGGCTTTTATAGATAAAGTGGATCCGCAGGCCTTTATAACTGTATATAAGGTCAGTGATATGCAGTATCGCTCAAAATCCATGCCGGAAAGAATTTTTAATGATTAATAAAGCCAATATCTGAACCGGAAAAAACGATAAAGGGTAATGATTAAGAAAGGAGTTAGAATTCATGAGTTTACCGGCAGACTGGGACAAACCATCTCATGAAAACAGCATATTATGCGATAGGTTTCAGTATGGTATGTTTGACTATTCGGGCAAACTGCCATACCGGATCTTTGTGCCAGAATCCAAGGAAAAAGTGCCGCTTGTAGTTTTCCTTCATGGTGCTGATGCCTATGGTGATGACAACGAGCTTCAGCTCTCCATGCATGATATCGGGACTGTATTTGCCACAGATTCCTGGCAGAAGAAGTACCCTTGTTATGTACTGGCTCCCCAGTGCGAAAAGAGCAGGCACTGGGCGGGACTTCTTGATGTGAATCGTGTATGCGCTTTGGTGAAGAAACTTATGATGAAGTGTGACAACATAGATTCTGAGAGGATTTACATTTATGGCTACAGTGCGGGAGGAGTTGGATGTCTTGAAATCTTAAAGTACCATTCTGAAATGTTTGCCGGTGCTGTTTCCATATGCGGAGCAACAGGATGGAGAGACTTGAACAACCTTCTAAAAACACCCATATGGCTTATCCATGCAGCAGATGACCTTATAGTAAAAGCGTCATATAGAGAAAAGAGCTCAGTAAGCACACATTTGGGCTCACGGGATATTTACGCAGAGTTAAAAGACAAACACCCGGATCTCCACTACACAGAATATAAAGCTGGTGTACTTAAAGAAAAGTATGGAATAAATCCTCACTGCAGCTGGGTTCTTGCAGGAAGAGATGAGCAGGTGAAAGAGTGGCTGTTTTCAAGGAATATATGAGAGGTATGAAAACAACAGATGATTTTTTGGATTATAGCAACTATATGCGCTTTTTACATAAAAGGATTATGTGGATTCGCCAATACGTTGGTATTTACTTCAATACTGAGTTTTGGAGCAGCAAACATTAACATATCGCCTGTTGAGCTGGTGCTTGGATATCCCACCAATTTAATAATAAGTTGGAAAGAGAGAAAATCCATAGATTGGAAAATATGTCTTCCGTTGGCCGTTATGGTGATTATTGGTAGCCTGGGAGGAGTAATTTTTCTCAAAAACGTAGATATTACCGTTGTTAAAATAATATTTGGGGTGTTGGTAATACTTGTTGGATTGGAAATGTTTTTTCGTGAAAAAGCTGCAAAAAAGGAAAAACAATCAAAAATCCTGCTAACGGTAATAGGGGTACTGTCAGGATTTCTATGCGGATTGTATGGAGTAGGGGCTCTGCTTGGAGCGTATATAGGTAGAACTACGGACAACGCAAAGGCTTTCAAAGCCAATATATGCATAGTATTTATAATTGAAAATTCTTTTAGAATTATCTTATACAGTATATATGGAATAATAACTGTGGCAGCACTTAAAAAAGCTCTGTTTCTCGTGCCCTTTATGCTCATGGGGCTTGGAGCAGGGATGGCCAGCAGTAAGAAGATAGATGATAGTATTATAAAAAAGATTGTAATTGTGATGTTGATAATTTCAGGAACTGCGCTGATTTTGACGAACATACTTTAAGCAATAGAGGTGCAGATTACTGTCAAAACAGCGCAGACTTACGATGAAGAATATGAAGTACAGTCTTGAAGATGCCACATGAAGCAGTAGATCAGACATGGTTTGCTGTTTTTTTGTGCACGCAGATGACGTAAAAACGATATTAACTTTATAATATATTGTTTTTTTCTTTTTGTGAAGGAGGCATTCCAGGTTAAAAAACATTAAAAATAAGTAATATTACTAATCCTATGCTTCTCGATTTCTGCTAGTTCCGTGAACGCTTTGAAGATTTGTATGAAAAAAACTATGGTTAAATAAATGTTAGTTACGCTGCCCTTTTGACTTTATAAATTTTTAATTTGTAATTTAATAATGATTGGAATAACGTTTATAGTATAGATACTTTTTGCATTTATCCCAATAAAAATAAAGGAGATGAGAGTATGGAAATACAAGGATTATCTGGTTTTCATCAGGGTAGGAAAATTCCGGTCAATGGGACTGTAGTGATTGGCAGAAATCAACAGTCATGTACGATTGTCTATCCGGATAATACAAAGGGAATTAGTAGGGTACATTGTAAGGTTGACCAAACACCGCAAGGATGCATGGTGACGGACTTGGGGTCATCGTATGGAACCTTTGTAAATGGTAGAAAACTGATGCCGAATGTACCGACTCCTGTTAGGGAAGGTGATACCTTCTATCTGGGTAATCAGAGTAACTTATTCTCTATTGTAGGTGAAGCTGGGACAGGTTCTACAGCTGGAGGGAAAAACGCAAAAAAAGGTAAGAATAAGACTCTTATTGCTATTATAGCGGCTATTGCTGCAGTCCTTTTAATAGGTATTATCGCTGCTATAGTTATTAGTAATAAAGACGCATATCCGACACTTGTAGGAACTACTTGGAAGGTTGCAGAGTATCCAGGTGTTCGAATGTCATTCGCGGAGAATGGAGATCTTATCATTACCCATCAGGGTGAATTTGAGATAAACGGAGCTTTTACTTACAGCGCTGTTGGGAAACATATGGTAAGTGTGAAATATACAGCACCTATTGAAGATTCGACGATTTCTGCAAATGTAAGTGCATCATTGTTTACTATGATAGGTGGAGGGTTGTCTTCAATAGAGAGTGTAAAGAATGCATATCAGGCAGGTTATGTCTGGAAATATGATTATTATAAGAAAACTGATTCTATGAAGATATCGGATGTCAACGGATACAGACTCTTTACCTTGGAACATTAATAGATTATTTGTACCGTATATTAACTAATAAAGGAGACAGAATATGGAAATGAAAAAGTGTCCCAACGGACATTATTACGACGCGTCTATACATGCATCATGTCCTTATTGTTCAGGAGCAAATAATTCCGGAGCAACCTTACCTCTCGATAGCTTTGGTGGTGGAGATGGTAGTTCAGAGACTATGCCACTTACAGGCGCTATTTCTGATGGCGGTACGGACAAAACTATGGCGTTGCAGCAGGCGATGAATAACTCTGATTCCGATGATGGAAGAACTGTTGCTCTGATTAAAGAAGAAAAGGGGATTGATCCTGTTGTTGGCTGGCTTGTATGCACTGATGGTAAAGAAAAGGGCAGAGACTACCGTGTTCATGCTGACAATAACTTTATAGGCAGAAGTGACAGAATGGACATCTGTATCCGTGGAGATGAAACAATATCGAGGGAGAATCATGCTATTCTCAGTTATGATACTGTGGAGAACAAATTCTTTTTCTCACCCGGAGACGGTAGGGCGATTGTAAGAGTAAACGGAAAAGCAGTTTTCCAGACAGTTGAGCTCGCACCTTATGATGAACTCATAATTGGAAAAACCGCAGTTAGATTTATGCCATTCTGTTCAAAGGATTTCGTATGGTGAAAACGGATAACTACAGTACAATACAATTGACTCACAAGACAAACCGTGAAGAAAACGGTGAACTTGAAAGAAAGAAGAGCGATTCTTCGGAAGAGGCAGAAAATAAGGAAAATACAGAAAACTCAGAAGAAACGGAATCAAACGGTGAGGATATATCTAGTAAGGAAACAGATTACAGAGATGCTTCAGAGGAACAACAATCCGAATTTCAGAATGAGGTCAATACTTTAAAGGATATAATACAGGATAAGGAACAGACTAAGCAATTGGAAGATGGACAGAAGCTACAGACTGAGATTGTTGCGGGAACAGGATCATCTGAGATAACAAATGGCGGAAATAGGAATCTGTTCCCTATTGTTGGTGCAATCATAGCACTGATTCTGCTGTTTTTGGGAATAATTCTGGTTGTAATCAATAAGAGAAAGATAGGTAATAGCGAAGTGGATTATTCTTATGGGAAAACAGAATATCCAGAAAATGATCCTGACAGAGCATCTGTGAAGATAAATAAGGTGCCAAGAAATTCACCTGCAATCATAACTACCGTACATGGAGTCGGAAACCGTTCTGCGCAGCAGGATTCCTTTGGAATATCCGATGTGGAGGATTTGGAGAACATCACAAAGAAGGGAATACTTGCCATTGTGGCCGATGGGATGGGAGGTCTTGAGGATGGTGACAAGATGAGTCAGCTTGTCGTTGTCAAGATGTTGCAGGGATTTGATCAATCAACAGGAGATGAGAACCCGGCAGATCTTCTTTTGTCTCTTCTTGACAGTGCTAATGACGCCGTAAATCGTGAACTTGGTTCAGAGAGGCAGGGACAATGCGGAAGTACGCTTGTATCTGCGCTTGTGAAAAAGGATAAACTATACTTCATATCGGTTGGAGATAGCCACATCTATCTATACAGAACAGGAACTCTTAAACAGCTCAATCGCGATCACAATTATGCGGCTGAGCTTGATGAGATGGTCAGAAATGGTGAGATGTCCTTAGAGGAAGCTATGACCAATCCCAAGCGTGCGGCACTTACAAGCTATATAGGTATGGGTGACTTAGATCTGGTCGATCAGAATTCAAATCCAATTTTACTTAAGAAGCATGACAGAATCCTTCTTATGAGTGACGGTGTATACGGAACACTCGGGGATGAGAATATCTGTCATGCCATGGATGTCCCGCTTAAGAAGAGTGGTCAAATGATAAATGAAATGATCCGAGCAGAGAATAAACAAAATCAGGATAATTATACCTGTATCTTAATGGAGATAACTTGATATATGGACGAAACCAGAATCCAGGAACCTCCTTTTGCTCTGCCTTATGAGACTATAATCCACGGAAGATATCTTGTACAGAATGTTATAGGTTTCGGCGGCTTTGGCATAACTTACAGGGGAATGGACTTAAAGGAAAACCGAAGTGTTGCCATAAAGGAGTATTATCCCAATGGGGGTGTTACCAGAGTACCGGGAACAGTCGCTGTAGATGTGCGTGGGCCGCACGATTTCTATAAAAACGGTATGGATAAATTCCTTCAGGAAGCAAGGATTATTTATCATTACAGGAATCCATATATACTGACAATTTTCAGCCTGTTCGAGGAAAACTATACCGCATACTATGTGATGGAATATCTGACGGGAAGTGATTTGAAGCATGTGCTTTTGCAGCATGGAGGAAGGCTTTCCTGGCAGGGACTCAAAAACATCATTTTGCCTATCATGGATGCTCTGGCTGTTATACATCAGGACGGAGTTGTTCATAGAGATATCAGCCCTGACAATATCTTCGTGTGTGCAGATGGCAGTCCCAAGCTCATAGATTTCGGAACAGCCAGGTTCTTTTCGAACAATAGTGAACTCACAGTAATAATTAAAAAGGGATACGCACCTCCCGAACAGTATTCCTCCAAGGCAGGTCAGGGACCGTGGACGGACGTATATGCAATGGGGTCTACAATTTACATATGTCTTACCGGAGTAATGCCTCCAGAATCTTTGGATCGTGTAAGAAATGATACATTGATACCTCCTGAAAACATGGGATCTGATGCACCCATGAATGTGAACAGAGCTATTATGAAGGCTATGTCTCTATCTGAGTATCAGAGATTCGGGACGATGTATGAATTCAGAAATGCGTTGGAATCAGTGGGTGACGCTGGTTTCACATCCTCGGCGAATTTCTTTTCGGGATTTGCAGACAGATTTTTAGGAAGATCCATATCGTTTAAGAACGGAGCCAAAAGAATTGTCTGTGCATCGGGGATTTATGTTGGGCAGATAATCAATATAGATTCGGATTTGGTATTTGGACGTGATCCGAGCTGTAATCTTCTTTTTCCCAAGAGCTCAGCAGGAGTGAGCAGAATACACTGCCAGATAATGGTAACTAATGGTGGAGCAGATTGCATGCTGTTGGACTGCGGATCAACTTATGGAACTTTTTTAAACGGAGTGAGGCTTATGGCAGGTGTGCCAGAAAAGCTTGAAAACGGAAGTATTTTCAGCTTCGGACAGGATAACAGTTTCCGGTTTGAAGACAGATGAGGGACTAGATGTTTGAAAAAAAAAGAAAGAAAAAGCTGACTATCTTTGGGTATACAAGTAAGGGCGGAAGAGATGAGAACGAAGATACGGCAGGAATTTTCGATGACGATGCAAGTAGTATTCTGGTGGCTGTAGCTGATGGACTCGGAGGACACGGAGGCGGAAAAGCAGCGTCACAGGCAGCGGTTGATTCAATCAGTGATGATTTCAAAAGGTATAGCATTAAGGAACCGGAGGAATTTAATATCTGGTTCCAAAAGGCTAATCAGAAGGTTATGGGTATGCAGATGAGAGAATGTGAGATGAAAACTACTCTCGTCGTCATGGTAATGGATCCTAAGACCGCCATGTGGGCACATATAGGGGATTCTAGATTATATCATTTTGTGAATAGAAAACTTGAATTTTGCACTTTTGACCACAGCGTATCTCAGATGGCAGTTCTTCGCGGAGAAATAACTCAGGAAGAGATTCGGGGACATGTCGACAGGAACAGACTACTGAAGGCTCTTGGCAGGGAGGGGACAATAAGTATTGATGTCTCGCCCATAGTGGAGCTTGCG
Above is a genomic segment from Butyrivibrio sp. AE3004 containing:
- a CDS encoding FHA domain-containing protein, whose product is MEMKKCPNGHYYDASIHASCPYCSGANNSGATLPLDSFGGGDGSSETMPLTGAISDGGTDKTMALQQAMNNSDSDDGRTVALIKEEKGIDPVVGWLVCTDGKEKGRDYRVHADNNFIGRSDRMDICIRGDETISRENHAILSYDTVENKFFFSPGDGRAIVRVNGKAVFQTVELAPYDELIIGKTAVRFMPFCSKDFVW
- a CDS encoding sulfite exporter TauE/SafE family protein, with the translated sequence MIFWIIATICAFYIKGLCGFANTLVFTSILSFGAANINISPVELVLGYPTNLIISWKERKSIDWKICLPLAVMVIIGSLGGVIFLKNVDITVVKIIFGVLVILVGLEMFFREKAAKKEKQSKILLTVIGVLSGFLCGLYGVGALLGAYIGRTTDNAKAFKANICIVFIIENSFRIILYSIYGIITVAALKKALFLVPFMLMGLGAGMASSKKIDDSIIKKIVIVMLIISGTALILTNIL
- a CDS encoding PP2C family protein-serine/threonine phosphatase, whose protein sequence is MFEKKRKKKLTIFGYTSKGGRDENEDTAGIFDDDASSILVAVADGLGGHGGGKAASQAAVDSISDDFKRYSIKEPEEFNIWFQKANQKVMGMQMRECEMKTTLVVMVMDPKTAMWAHIGDSRLYHFVNRKLEFCTFDHSVSQMAVLRGEITQEEIRGHVDRNRLLKALGREGTISIDVSPIVELAGAEHAFLLCSDGFWEYVLEEDMQKTLKVAESAEDWIKRMLLIHEQNAKEGCDNNSAVAVIYSA
- a CDS encoding YitT family protein, giving the protein MKKFELIKEIMILTLATTIIGAAVFFFLMPSHASVSSISGLAIVLKNFIPLPVSMITMILNVFLLIIGFITCGAEFGYKTVYTSILLPVVIGTFEKIFPDFVSFTGDATLDVLCYIFFVSIGIAILFNRNASSGGLDIVAKILNKYLRIDLGKAMSAAGLCVAVSSILVYDTKTLILSILGTYFNGMILDHFIFDQKLKRRVCIVSPFEKEIRDYILNELHSGASIYKVIGAYRMQEHNEIITIVDKSEFQKLMAFIDKVDPQAFITVYKVSDMQYRSKSMPERIFND
- a CDS encoding prolyl oligopeptidase family serine peptidase is translated as MSLPADWDKPSHENSILCDRFQYGMFDYSGKLPYRIFVPESKEKVPLVVFLHGADAYGDDNELQLSMHDIGTVFATDSWQKKYPCYVLAPQCEKSRHWAGLLDVNRVCALVKKLMMKCDNIDSERIYIYGYSAGGVGCLEILKYHSEMFAGAVSICGATGWRDLNNLLKTPIWLIHAADDLIVKASYREKSSVSTHLGSRDIYAELKDKHPDLHYTEYKAGVLKEKYGINPHCSWVLAGRDEQVKEWLFSRNI
- a CDS encoding FHA domain-containing protein, with product MEIQGLSGFHQGRKIPVNGTVVIGRNQQSCTIVYPDNTKGISRVHCKVDQTPQGCMVTDLGSSYGTFVNGRKLMPNVPTPVREGDTFYLGNQSNLFSIVGEAGTGSTAGGKNAKKGKNKTLIAIIAAIAAVLLIGIIAAIVISNKDAYPTLVGTTWKVAEYPGVRMSFAENGDLIITHQGEFEINGAFTYSAVGKHMVSVKYTAPIEDSTISANVSASLFTMIGGGLSSIESVKNAYQAGYVWKYDYYKKTDSMKISDVNGYRLFTLEH
- a CDS encoding FHA domain-containing serine/threonine-protein kinase, with amino-acid sequence MDETRIQEPPFALPYETIIHGRYLVQNVIGFGGFGITYRGMDLKENRSVAIKEYYPNGGVTRVPGTVAVDVRGPHDFYKNGMDKFLQEARIIYHYRNPYILTIFSLFEENYTAYYVMEYLTGSDLKHVLLQHGGRLSWQGLKNIILPIMDALAVIHQDGVVHRDISPDNIFVCADGSPKLIDFGTARFFSNNSELTVIIKKGYAPPEQYSSKAGQGPWTDVYAMGSTIYICLTGVMPPESLDRVRNDTLIPPENMGSDAPMNVNRAIMKAMSLSEYQRFGTMYEFRNALESVGDAGFTSSANFFSGFADRFLGRSISFKNGAKRIVCASGIYVGQIINIDSDLVFGRDPSCNLLFPKSSAGVSRIHCQIMVTNGGADCMLLDCGSTYGTFLNGVRLMAGVPEKLENGSIFSFGQDNSFRFEDR
- a CDS encoding PP2C family protein-serine/threonine phosphatase, encoding MVKTDNYSTIQLTHKTNREENGELERKKSDSSEEAENKENTENSEETESNGEDISSKETDYRDASEEQQSEFQNEVNTLKDIIQDKEQTKQLEDGQKLQTEIVAGTGSSEITNGGNRNLFPIVGAIIALILLFLGIILVVINKRKIGNSEVDYSYGKTEYPENDPDRASVKINKVPRNSPAIITTVHGVGNRSAQQDSFGISDVEDLENITKKGILAIVADGMGGLEDGDKMSQLVVVKMLQGFDQSTGDENPADLLLSLLDSANDAVNRELGSERQGQCGSTLVSALVKKDKLYFISVGDSHIYLYRTGTLKQLNRDHNYAAELDEMVRNGEMSLEEAMTNPKRAALTSYIGMGDLDLVDQNSNPILLKKHDRILLMSDGVYGTLGDENICHAMDVPLKKSGQMINEMIRAENKQNQDNYTCILMEIT